The Arabidopsis thaliana chromosome 5, partial sequence genomic interval aagaaagaacctGTTTTTGGGATGAATGATGTATTTATAATCATTATGACCATCGGTTTCAATTCTCCGATGCTCTGATGAATCAAGCCACCGAAACGTCTCGGCTAAACTGAgttttcctcttcttgatgaaacgtcgtcgtttgattcctcttcttcatgaTCTATTATCTCTTGCCGTCTCCGGAGACGTCCCATGTTTTCAAGAATCGGTTAAATGAAATCTCCGGCGATCTCTTCGACACAAAGATCtagaaaaacagagtttaaTACCCGATTCAACTCTTGAATCTGACACTCGAAACTTCGTCTTTTTGGTAGAAGATAGATCTTGTAATGTTTTACAAGTTGAAGAGAAAAGGCGGGAAGATCACGAGAGctgcttctctgtttttttccaaattattttttgtttggtcttcTTTAGTTCTTCTTTCTCGTGATGTTAAAGctatattgattttgtttctgtcgAGAAactactgttttttttttgtttggtttggacTCTTTATTAGTTGAAGTGTATAACGTAAGGTTTTGTCTAGAAGGACCGAATTTATATAGGACATCAGAACATGTCGATTGTCGAACatatatcattgtttttttaatataaaaaatctcatctaaattaaaatttggaattGAATTGTACGAACGGCTAATAAAAATTTACCAAAAGATTACGATGCTCCAAATCTGGATGATGATTCCCTAAACCGGTTTTTGTGAATCATTTCTAGCATAATCGAATTTAAGTTAATCTGGACTAGTGTACTTGAACATTCACGGGGTAAGTGGGggagttatttttttttaagacaaTAAATCTGTTGTAAATTGATGTACTAGTTATAGACATTAATGGGTGTGTAACAGCATTTCCTATATGTTTAACGTAGGATTTCTGTTTaaagtaaaatcaaaatttacatcaggttttgagatttttagttttaaattttccaaATGGTCGGCTTTGTATAAAaccaagagaagaaattaaatatacaCGAATATGAGGACGTGtccagaaaaagaagaatatcgACAATAAAAATCACCTAATTTGCATCTAAATATTGACTTTCATAGTACGCTAGAGATAATCAGTTCATCTTCACCTTATTCTTTGCATTGtgtaaaagagagattatgCAGAGTTTCCTAGTTGACGAGAATGAGATAGCAGAGATATTTCTTGTTTTCGTTTTGCACTTTAGAGGTACTACCTTATCGAGTTGTATGAATATGATTGTCTtgcttctatttttttttttcatttttggctTTGATTGAATAAAGGtgagaatttttatttatttttcgcAAAGTATTTccttaaaatattagtatttcGGTTTAGATTAGAACAAATACGAGACGATAAATAGTTTGATAACAAAAAGCTATATATGTTGTGTTTCATATCTTATCAACTCGGTCACATCCTCTTTCCATTGGATGCAATTCTTTTTCATAGAAGAACcactaattcttttttttcttttgccattAACCCAACAATTTTTATTGTAGTTAGTGGTTCTCCCTTATGTTTCTTTGCCTTGGAATGTAATCACTctgttttgacaaaaaaaaaaaaagaaggaatgTAATCACCctgtttgacaaaaaaaaagaaaggaatgtAATCACtctgtttgacaaaaaaaaacaagagaggaATGTAATCACTCTTAAAGTGATCTATAACAATTTGAAAAAGTGTCATATTTATTAGCTATAACTTATAACTTTATAAGTTTTGAATGGATGCAGTGGACAAAGCGGTATACTTTGTATGCGGTTTAATCTACCTTATTTTGAGGCGGACAATAAACCGCTGTGGACCaagtttatttatatgtaaaaatagTTCGTGGATGATTCACAGATGATCTGTTgcggttttcttcttttttttttgtccggACCACTGTGCACTATAATTGATTaatggtaaataaaaaacagtCTGATCCGTTGATGGTTTTGTCCGCCCGAACCGCCGTAACCATTCAAAcccataattaaaattataacgAATTACTATGtaaatttataactaaaactATCAAATTAAACGAGTTAAATTATACTTATCATGTCTGCCTGTAATgataagataatatatatcaaagcttatgaaacttcatttttttttttttttggttgtcaTTGCAAAGGTTAGATTAATAACAATATCACTGATAATGATGCTTACACGTAAACCTAAACAAACGAGGAAAATAAACTAACTCTTACACGTAAACCTTAACCGATGCAGCATAGGTGTTGAcaatattttctttccttttatttAAATAGACGACGTTGAGATGTTTAAAATTGTCATCATTTATAACCATATTTTAAGTTGTCTTTATCTGAAATATACAAATGTTCAATTAGTACATTGACCTAAAAGTCTCTAGGACTAATGATTGATTAGAGGTTTATTTTGCTAGAGGTTCTAATATGTTGTATGGAACTAGAAGCAAGATTGTTTTAAACTCAATGTCATTAAGTGAATTAGAGAAAGATCATCAAAACTCTTAAACTATATCTCCCAAAATTAACTTAATTCagtttgaaaagaaaaagcccACAAAGCCCAAAACTCACTCATTCATAAGCCAATtataatatccaaaataaaaGCCCATAAAGCCCAAAACTCACTCATTCGTGTCTCCTTCTCTCTCGCACAAATGCTTCAGGAGTTCTCACAACAAGATCGAGAAATACACACatagaagacgaagaagaagaagaagacgatacAGATCCACAACGCCATGGGTTTAGGCATCTTAGCTTCTCGAACAATTCGACCAGCTTCAcgtcttcttcaatctcaaaCCTCCAATTTCTTCCTCCGCACAATCGTCTCAAAACCAGAGCTCCAATCTCCTGAATCCGCTGCTGTCTCTGAGCCTGAGCCGCCGACACAGATTCTCCCTCCTAGAAACCCTGTAGGTGGAGCACGCGTCCACTTCTCGAATCCTGAAGATGCGATCGAGGTCTTTGTCGATGGTTACGCGGTCAAAGTCCCTAAAGGATTCACTGTTCTTCAGGCTTGTGAGGTCGCTGGAGTTGATATCCCGAGGTTTTGTTATCATTCTCGTTTATCTATTGCTGGAAATTGCAGGATGTGTCTTGTTGAGGTTGAGAAATCTCCTAAGCCTGTAGCTTCATGTGCCATGCCTGCGCTTCCTGGTTAGTTCGATTCCAGGAAAATTTCTATGCTGATGGATTGATTTTGATCGTTGATTGGTGGAATATATTTGGATTTGGTGCTATTGCTAAGAGTTTTTGTAACAGGGATGAAGATTAAGACTGATACACCGATAGCTAAGAAGGCGAGGGAGGGAGTGATGGAGTTTTTGTTGATGAATCACCCTTTGGATTGTCCTATTTGTGACCAAGGAGGAGAGTGTGATCTTCAGGATCAGTCTATGGCTTTTGGATCTGATAGAGGACGTTTTACTGAGATGAAAAGATCTGTTGTTGATAAGAATCTTGGTCCTCTTGTGAAGACTGTTATGACTCGGTGTATCCAGTGTACAAGGTTACTAATATAGTTTGCTTATAGTGTGATGTTTTAGTTAATGTGATAGATACGCTATCCTGTTGATTAGGTtttgtatgtataatgtttttGTAGGTGTGTACGATTTGCTTCTGAAGTTGCTGGGGTTCAGGATCTTGGTATACTAGGTCGTGGTAGTGGAGAGGAAATTGGAACTTATGTTGAAAAGCTTATGACCAGTGAACTCTCTGGAAATGTTATTGATATCTGTCCTGTTGGAGCCTTGACCTCAAAGCCTTTTGCCTTTAAAGCCAGAAACTGGGAGTTGAAAGCAACAGAAACTATTGATGTTAGTGATGCTGTTGGGTCCAACATCCGTGTTGATAGTAGAGGACCAGAAGTAATGCGTATCATTCCACGCCTGAATGAGGTATGTAATGCTTTTGTTCAAAAAcactatttttaaaagtattttgcTGGATGTTGAACTTGTGAATGTTCTTATTCAGGATATAAACGAAGAATGGATATCTGACAAAACCCGATTCTGTTATGACGGCCTGAAAAGACAAAGGCTGAGCGACCCTATGATCCGAGATTCCGATGGACGATTCAAGGCAGTGAGCTGGCGTGATGCCTTGGCTGTTGTGGGTGATATCATTCATCAGGTGAAGCCAGATGAGATTGTTGGAGTAGCAGGTCAGCTATCTGATGCGGAATCCATGATGGTACTGAAGGACTTCGTTAACAGAATGGGCTCAGACAATGTATGGTGTGAAGGAACAGCTGCTGGTGTTGATGCTGATCTTAGATACAGTTATCTGATGAACACTAGCATCAGTGGACTTGAAAACGCCGATCTCTTCCTTCTCATCGGTACCCAGGTGAGATTTCCACCCTGTCTTTTTTGTATGGTTTCTGGTACCGGATTAGACAGACCGCTCTGTATTTGGAACAATGACataagaaaaaccaaattgTGTAGTTTGATACTTTGATTTAGTGGTGTGGCTTAAGGTTCTGTGCATAATTTGGAATACAGAGGCAAatagaaaggagaaacaagcAAAATTAAGTTTCTAAAAAACAGATCAGATGTTAACATTTCGCTTGTATTGAATATTCCTGATCCAGACCAATCTAGATCAAGCAAAACTTGCTCTTCCAGATATCAAAGTTGTGAAGGTTTTTTAGCAGTACATTCACCAgtttttgtctatttttaCCAGCCTAGGGTGGAAGCTGCAATGGTGAATGCTAGGATCTGCAAGACAGTCCGTGCATCAAATGCCAAGGTTGGATATGTTGGTCCACCTGCAGAGTTCAATTACGACTGCAAACACCTCGGGACTGGGCCTGATACTCTCAAGGAAATTGCTGAGGGACGGCATCCATTCTGTACGGCTCTCAAGAACGCCAAAAACCCTGCAATCATTGTTGGTGCTGGGCTCTTCAACAGAACTGATAAAAATGCTATCCTCTCTTCTGTGGAGTCCATTGCACAAGCCAACAATGTTGTCCGACCAGACTGGAACGGTCTCAACTTTCTCCTTCAGTATGCTGCCCAAGCGGCTGCTCTTGATCTTGGTCTCATTCAACAGTCCGCCAAAGCCCTCGAGTCTGCAAAATTCGTCTACTTGATGGGAGCAGACGATGTAAATGTTGACAAGATTCCTAAAGACGCCTTTGTGGTTTACCAAGGACACCATGGAGACAAAGCGGTTTACCGTGCAAACGTAATTCTCCCTGCATCGGCCTTCACTGAGAAAGAAGGAACCTATGAAAATACTGAAGGATTTACCCAACAGACTGTTCCAGCTGTTCCAACAGTTGGTGATGCAAGAGATGACTGGAAGATTGTGAGAGCCTTATCCGAGGTCTCGGGTGTGAAGCTTCCATACAACTCAATCGAAGGTGTTAGATCAAGAATAAAGAGCGTTGCACCAAATCTAGTCCACACAGATGAGCGAGAGCCAGCTGCTTTTGGGCCTTCATTGAAGCCTGAGTGCAAGGAGGCAATGAGCACAACACCGTTCCAAACCGTGGTTGAGAACTTTTACATGACAAACTCGATCACAAGAGCATCAAAGATCATGGCGCAGTGCAGTGCCGTGCTCTTGAAAAAGTGAGAGCTTTAACTTGGgttttcacattttctctcttttcgcAAAAATAAAGATACTGATTCTTCGTTTGCTGTCCTCTTTATAGACCTTTTGTTTAAGCCTGAGTATCACTGTATCTCGGGTTTAGCTTGCGGTGAAATCTATAAGCAATTTGCAATAAGCACATTGTTAGATTCAAAACTTTGCAGTGTTAATTGGATGCTTTGTGGCATCTTGTATTGTTCTTATTAGGACTCCCTTTTACATTTGCATATATGAATTTGGAGGCATGGCGATATATACAATCTCTACTTTTATCGTTTGTTCTTAACCATTGTGATTGTTACAAATAATGCAAATCTTGAAAGGATTAGATGGTTTCCAATGTGAGATGATCACTTGTGAACTAAACTGTTTTTGACAAGTTATGTTACCTAAAATCATTTCAGTTTCAACTTTGTGATTGGtcataaagaaaatttcagaTAGATTATGAAAGACAATCACAAGtaacatataaatttattttagaaaaacttACCTAAaccaatcaatttttttttatagctGGGATAATTAATCCATCCaactttttttatctttctcaaACAACCaactttttattatcaaattgCTTTCTTACTGATTAGGTCTTATATCTAAAAGTAtaatataagcaaaaaaattatttaatttaattaattttaaataacctgtttttttttttttttgaacttcaACACATTGTTTATTGGTTAAAATCCATGCTAAATGGATAAGATTTTTTTGATACATGTCCAAATCTTGTTGACCaataacacatgtaaaaaacattttgttagttttttttgggtaagaataattagtatatgtaaatattcttttaattagtttttattttctgtaaaagaaaacaaaaaaataaaacagttgTTGATATCTAATCGAGAAAGTTACCCGTGTCGCAATCATGTGAGTtactaattttgaaaaccaaagtttatataa includes:
- the EMB1467 gene encoding NADH-ubiquinone dehydrogenase (embryo defective 1467 (EMB1467); FUNCTIONS IN: in 6 functions; INVOLVED IN: response to oxidative stress, photorespiration, embryo development ending in seed dormancy; LOCATED IN: mitochondrion, mitochondrial membrane, chloroplast, mitochondrial respiratory chain complex I, respiratory chain complex I; EXPRESSED IN: 25 plant structures; EXPRESSED DURING: 16 growth stages; CONTAINS InterPro DOMAIN/s: NADH:ubiquinone oxidoreductase, subunit G, iron-sulphur binding (InterPro:IPR019574), NADH:ubiquinone oxidoreductase, subunit G (InterPro:IPR010228), Molybdopterin oxidoreductase (InterPro:IPR006656), Ferredoxin (InterPro:IPR001041), NADH:ubiquinone oxidoreductase, 75kDa subunit, conserved site (InterPro:IPR000283), NADH-quinone oxidoreductase, chain G, C-terminal (InterPro:IPR015405); Has 12426 Blast hits to 11022 proteins in 2097 species: Archae - 340; Bacteria - 6853; Metazoa - 215; Fungi - 114; Plants - 76; Viruses - 0; Other Eukaryotes - 4828 (source: NCBI BLink).), whose translation is MGLGILASRTIRPASRLLQSQTSNFFLRTIVSKPELQSPESAAVSEPEPPTQILPPRNPVGGARVHFSNPEDAIEVFVDGYAVKVPKGFTVLQACEVAGVDIPRFCYHSRLSIAGNCRMCLVEVEKSPKPVASCAMPALPGMKIKTDTPIAKKAREGVMEFLLMNHPLDCPICDQGGECDLQDQSMAFGSDRGRFTEMKRSVVDKNLGPLVKTVMTRCIQCTRCVRFASEVAGVQDLGILGRGSGEEIGTYVEKLMTSELSGNVIDICPVGALTSKPFAFKARNWELKATETIDVSDAVGSNIRVDSRGPEVMRIIPRLNEDINEEWISDKTRFCYDGLKRQRLSDPMIRDSDGRFKAVSWRDALAVVGDIIHQVKPDEIVGVAGQLSDAESMMVLKDFVNRMGSDNVWCEGTAAGVDADLRYSYLMNTSISGLENADLFLLIGTQPRVEAAMVNARICKTVRASNAKVGYVGPPAEFNYDCKHLGTGPDTLKEIAEGRHPFCTALKNAKNPAIIVGAGLFNRTDKNAILSSVESIAQANNVVRPDWNGLNFLLQYAAQAAALDLGLIQQSAKALESAKFVYLMGADDVNVDKIPKDAFVVYQGHHGDKAVYRANVILPASAFTEKEGTYENTEGFTQQTVPAVPTVGDARDDWKIVRALSEVSGVKLPYNSIEGVRSRIKSVAPNLVHTDEREPAAFGPSLKPECKEAMSTTPFQTVVENFYMTNSITRASKIMAQCSAVLLKK
- the EMB1467 gene encoding NADH-ubiquinone dehydrogenase (embryo defective 1467 (EMB1467); FUNCTIONS IN: in 6 functions; INVOLVED IN: response to oxidative stress, photorespiration, embryo development ending in seed dormancy; LOCATED IN: mitochondrion, mitochondrial membrane, chloroplast, mitochondrial respiratory chain complex I, respiratory chain complex I; EXPRESSED IN: 25 plant structures; EXPRESSED DURING: 16 growth stages; CONTAINS InterPro DOMAIN/s: NADH:ubiquinone oxidoreductase, subunit G, iron-sulphur binding (InterPro:IPR019574), NADH:ubiquinone oxidoreductase, subunit G (InterPro:IPR010228), Molybdopterin oxidoreductase (InterPro:IPR006656), Ferredoxin (InterPro:IPR001041), NADH:ubiquinone oxidoreductase, 75kDa subunit, conserved site (InterPro:IPR000283), NADH-quinone oxidoreductase, chain G, C-terminal (InterPro:IPR015405); Has 30201 Blast hits to 17322 proteins in 780 species: Archae - 12; Bacteria - 1396; Metazoa - 17338; Fungi - 3422; Plants - 5037; Viruses - 0; Other Eukaryotes - 2996 (source: NCBI BLink).), with amino-acid sequence MGLGILASRTIRPASRLLQSQTSNFFLRTIVSKPELQSPESAAVSEPEPPTQILPPRNPVGGARVHFSNPEDAIEVFVDGYAVKVPKGFTVLQACEVAGVDIPRFCYHSRLSIAGNCRMCLVEVEKSPKPVASCAMPALPGMKIKTDTPIAKKAREGVMEFLLMNHPLDCPICDQGGECDLQDQSMAFGSDRGRFTEMKRSVVDKNLGPLVKTVMTRCIQCTRCVRFASEVAGVQDLGILGRGSGEEIGTYVEKLMTSELSGNVIDICPVGALTSKPFAFKARNWELKATETIDVSDAVGSNIRVDSRGPEVMRIIPRLNEDINEEWISDKTRFCYDGLKRQRLSDPMIRDSDGRFKAVSWRDALAVVGDIIHQVKPDEIVGVAGQLSDAESMMVLKDFVNRMGSDNVWCEGTAAGVDADLRYSYLMNTSISGLENADLFLLIGTQPRVEAAMVNARICKTVRASNAKVGYVGPPAEFNYDCKHLGTGPDTLKEIAEGRHPFCTALKNAKNPAIIVGAGLFNRTDKNAILSSVESIAQANNVVRPDWNGLNFLLQYAAQAAALDLGLIQQSAKALESAKFVYLMGADDVNVDKIPKDAFVVYQGHHGDKAVYRANVILPASAFTEKEGTYENTEGFTQQTVPAVPTVGDARDDWKIVRALSEVSGVKLPYNSIEGVRSRIKSVAPNLVHTDEREPAAFGPSLKPECKEAMSTTPFQTVVENFYMTNSITRASKIMAQCSAVLLKKPFV